In Populus alba chromosome 9, ASM523922v2, whole genome shotgun sequence, a genomic segment contains:
- the LOC118035285 gene encoding phenylacetaldehyde reductase: MNRGGDGKVVCVTGGSGYIASWLVKLLLQRGYTVKTTVRDPNDPKKTEHLLALDGAKERLHLFKANLLEEGAFDPVVDGCEGVFHTASPVSFSPNVDPQVDLIDPALKGTLNVLRSCAKVHSIRRVVLTSSSAACIYSGKPLNHDVVVDETWHSDPAICKELKAWYPLSKTLAEEAAWNFAKENATDLVTVHPSFVIGPLLQPTLNFSVEMILDLVNGAETYPDGYYTCIDVRDVANAHIQAFEIPSASGRYGLTANVITFSEVLKVIRENYPTLRLPEKSTESKFKPYQPYQVSKEKAKTLGINFTPLDLSLVDTIESLKEKGFLENLI, translated from the exons ATGAACAGAGGTGGGGACGGCAAGGTGGTGTGTGTCACGGGAGGGTCAGGTTACATAGCTTCATGGCTGGTTAAGCTTTTGCTTCAACGTGGCTACACTGTCAAAACCACTGTCCGTGACCCGA ATGATCCAAAGAAAACAGAACACTTGCTTGCACTTGACGGAGCTAAAGAAAGACTTCATTTGTTCAAGGCTAATTTATTGGAAGAAGGGGCTTTTGATCCTGTTGTTGATGGATGTGAAGGTGTTTTTCATACAGCTTCCCCTGTTTCTTTTTCACCCAATGTCGACCCACAG GTTGACCTAATTGATCCTGCCTTGAAAGGAACACTAAATGTTCTTAGATCATGTGCAAAAGTTCATTCTATCAGGAGAGTGGTTTTAACCTCTTCAAGCGCAGCATGTATATATAGTGGAAAACCTCTGAACCATGATGTGGTTGTTGACGAGACCTGGCATTCAGATCCAGCTATTTGTAAGGAATTGAAG GCTTGGTATCCACTTTCAAAAACCTTAGCTGAGGAGGCTGCTTGGAATTTTGCAAAAGAGAATGCTACTGACTTGGTTACAGTGCATCCATCATTTGTGATTGGCCCTCTTTTACAGCCAACTCTTAATTTCAGTGTGGAGATGATTCTCGACCTTGTCAATG GAGCTGAGACATACCCAGATGGATATTATACGTGCATCGATGTTAGAGACGTTGCAAATGCACATATACAAGCTTTTGAAATTCCTTCAGCTAGTGGCAGATATGGTTTGACAGCAAATGTCATAACATTTTCTGAGGTTCTGAAGGTCATCCGTGAAAACTATCCTACTTTGCGCCTTCCTGAAAA AAGTACAGAAAGCAAGTTCAAGCCATACCAGCCTTACCAGGTGTCCAAAGAGAAAGCAAAAACTTTGGGTATCAACTTCACTCCACTGGATTTGTCTCTCGTAGACACTATTGAGAGCTTGAAGGAGAAGGGCTTTCTCGAAAATCTGATTTGA
- the LOC118035286 gene encoding phenylacetaldehyde reductase-like isoform X1 codes for MSGEGKVVCVTGGSGYIASWLVKLLLHRGYTVKATVRDPNDPKRTEHLLNLDGAKERLHLFKANLVEEGSFDPVVDGCESVFHVASPVLLGTNIDPQADLIEPAVKGTLNVLKSCAKFPSVKRVILTSSMASVAFSGKPLTPDVVVDETWFSDSAFCVSNKLWYMASKTLAEEAAWKFAKEKGIDMVTINPGFVIGPLLQLTLKSTAELFLDHINGGAPGLPSEIYRFVDVRDVAYAHIQALEIPSASGRYCVVGRVTHFSDAVKIAHELYPTLPLPEKCADDKPSPLNYEVSKAKAKTLGLDFTPLEVSVKDTIESLKEKGFLNV; via the exons ATGAGTGGAGAAGGAAAAGTAGTTTGTGTAACAGGAGGGTCAGGCTACATTGCCTCATGGCTAGTCAAGCTCTTACTCCACCGTGGTTATACTGTCAAAGCCACTGTTCGTGACCCAA ATGACCCAAAGAGAACTGAACACTTACTCAATCTAGATGGAGCTAAAGAAAGACTTCATTTATTTAAAGCAAATTTAGTTGAAGAGGGGTCTTTTGATCCTGTAGTGGATGGATGTGAAAGCGTGTTTCACGTGGCTTCTCCAGTATTACTCGGGACAAATATTGATCCACAG GCAGATCTGATTGAACCTGCTGTAAAGGGAACCCTAAACGTTCTCAAGTCATGTGCCAAATTTCCTTCTGTCAAGAGAGTGATTCTAACATCTTCCATGGCTTCGGTTGCTTTCAGTGGAAAACCATTGACCCCTGACGTGGTAGTGGATGAGACTTGGTTTTCAGATTCTGCGTTTTGTGTATCAAATAAG CTTTGGTATATGGCTTCAAAGACTTTAGCTGAGGAGGCTGCTTGGAAAtttgcaaaagaaaaaggaattgaCATGGTTACAATTAATCCAGGCTTTGTAATTGGTCCTCTCTTACAGCTAACTCTTAAATCCACCGCTGAGCTGTTTCTGGACCACATAAATG GAGGAGCACCAGGATTGCCAAGTGAAATTTATAGATTTGTTGATGTGAGAGATGTTGCTTATGCACACATTCAAGCACTTGAAATACCTTCAGCCAGTGGTAGATATTGTGTAGTTGGAAGAGTTACGCACTTCTCTGATGCAGTGAAGATTGCGCATGAACTATACCCTACTTTGCCCCTTCCTGAAAA ATGTGCAGATGATAAGCCTTCTCCATTGAATTACGAGGTATCAAAAGCGAAAGCAAAAACTCTGGGTCTTGACTTCACTCCTCTGGAGGTGAGCGTGAAGGACACCATTGAAAGTTTGAAGGAGAAGGGCTTCCTTAATGTCTGA
- the LOC118035290 gene encoding cinnamoyl-CoA reductase CAD2: MASVAFNGKPLTPDVVVDETWFSDSAFCVSNKLWYMASKTLAEEAAWKFAKETGIDMVTINPGFVIGPLLQPTLNSSVELFLDHINGGAPGLPSEIYRFVDVRDVAYAHIQALEIPSASGRYCLVGRVTNVSDAVKIALELYPTLPLPEKCADDRPSPLNYEVSKAKAKTLGLDFTPLEVSVKDTIESLKEKGFLNV; this comes from the exons ATGGCTTCGGTTGCTTTCAACGGAAAACCTTTGACCCCTGACGTGGTAGTGGATGAGACTTGGTTTTCAGATTCTGCGTTTTGTGTGTCAAATAAG CTTTGGTATATGGCTTCAAAGACTTTAGCTGAGGAGGCTGCTTGGAAATTTGCTAAAGAAACAGGAATTGACATGGTTACAATTAATCCAGGCTTTGTGATTGGTCCTCTCTTACAGCCAACTCTTAATTCCTCTGTCGAGCTGTTTCTGGACCACATAAATG GAGGAGCACCAGGATTGCCAAGTGAAATTTATAGATTTGTTGATGTGAGAGATGTTGCTTATGCACACATTCAAGCACTTGAAATACCTTCAGCCAGTGGTAGATATTGTTTAGTTGGAAGAGTTACGAACGTCTCTGATGCAGTGAAGATTGCGCTTGAACTTTACCCTACTTTGCCCCTTCCTGAAAA ATGTGCAGATGATAGGCCTTCTCCATTGAATTACGAGGTATCAAAAGCGAAAGCAAAAACTCTGGGGCTTGACTTCACTCCTCTGGAGGTGAGCGTGAAGGACACCATTGAAAGTTTGAAGGAGAAGGGCTTCCTTAATGTCTGA
- the LOC118035286 gene encoding cinnamoyl-CoA reductase CAD2-like isoform X2, with product MSGEGKVVCVTGGSGYIASWLVKLLLHRGYTVKATVRDPNDPKRTEHLLNLDGAKERLHLFKANLVEEGSFDPVVDGCESVFHVASPVLLGTNIDPQADLIEPAVKGTLNVLKSCAKFPSVKRVILTSSMASVAFSGKPLTPDVVVDETWFSDSAFCVSNKLWYMASKTLAEEAAWKFAKEKGIDMVTINPGFVIGPLLQLTLKSTAELFLDHINGYGPMGAVHAKMQGKSPQEKSWTEICRGHNYRSSRVMKLLVGNASFWFPY from the exons ATGAGTGGAGAAGGAAAAGTAGTTTGTGTAACAGGAGGGTCAGGCTACATTGCCTCATGGCTAGTCAAGCTCTTACTCCACCGTGGTTATACTGTCAAAGCCACTGTTCGTGACCCAA ATGACCCAAAGAGAACTGAACACTTACTCAATCTAGATGGAGCTAAAGAAAGACTTCATTTATTTAAAGCAAATTTAGTTGAAGAGGGGTCTTTTGATCCTGTAGTGGATGGATGTGAAAGCGTGTTTCACGTGGCTTCTCCAGTATTACTCGGGACAAATATTGATCCACAG GCAGATCTGATTGAACCTGCTGTAAAGGGAACCCTAAACGTTCTCAAGTCATGTGCCAAATTTCCTTCTGTCAAGAGAGTGATTCTAACATCTTCCATGGCTTCGGTTGCTTTCAGTGGAAAACCATTGACCCCTGACGTGGTAGTGGATGAGACTTGGTTTTCAGATTCTGCGTTTTGTGTATCAAATAAG CTTTGGTATATGGCTTCAAAGACTTTAGCTGAGGAGGCTGCTTGGAAAtttgcaaaagaaaaaggaattgaCATGGTTACAATTAATCCAGGCTTTGTAATTGGTCCTCTCTTACAGCTAACTCTTAAATCCACCGCTGAGCTGTTTCTGGACCACATAAATG GATATGGCCCTATGGGTGCTGTGCATGCAAAAATGCAAGGAAAATCTCCTCAGGAAAAAAGTTGGACAGAGATCTGTAGGGGACATAACTACAGAAGTTCACGTGTCATGAAATTGCTCGTTGGTAATGCTAGCTTTTGGTTCCCTTACTGA
- the LOC118035288 gene encoding phenylacetaldehyde reductase-like gives MSRGGDGKVVCVTGGSGYIASWLVKLLLQRGYTIKTTVRDPNDPKKTEHLLALDGAKERLHLFKANLLEEGAFDPVVDGCEGVFHTASPVSFSPNDDPQVDLIDPALKGTLNVLRSCAKVHSIRRVVLTSSSAACIYSGKPLNHDVVIDETWHSDPAICKELKAWYALSKTLAEEAAWNFAKENATDLVTLHPSFVIGPLLQPTLNLSVEMILNLVNGAETYPNEYYRCIDVRDVANAHIQAFEIPSASGRYGLTAYATTFSEVLKIIRENYPTLRLPEKSTESKFKPYQVSKEKAKTLGINFTPLDMSLVDTIESLKEKGFLKI, from the exons ATGAGCAGAGGTGGGGACGGCAAGGTGGTGTGTGTCACCGGAGGGTCAGGATACATAGCTTCATGGTTAGTTAAGCTTTTGCTTCAACGTGGCTACACCATCAAAACCACTGTCCGTGACCCGA ATGATCCAAAGAAAACAGAACACCTGCTTGCACTTGACGGAGCTAAAGAAAGACTTCATTTGTTCAAGGCTAATTTATTGGAAGAAGGGGCTTTTGATCCTGTTGTTGATGGATGTGAAGGTGTTTTTCATACAGCTTCCCCTGTTTCTTTTTCACCTAATGACGACCCACAG GTTGACCTAATTGATCCTGCCTTGAAAGGAACACTAAATGTTCTTAGATCATGTGCAAAAGTTCATTCTATCAGGAGAGTGGTTTTAACCTCTTCAAGCGCAGCATGTATATATAGTGGAAAACCTCTGAACCATGATGTGGTTATTGACGAGACCTGGCATTCAGATCCAGCTATTTGTAAGGAATTGAAG GCTTGGTATGCACTTTCAAAAACCTTAGCTGAGGAGGCTGCTTGGAATTTTGCAAAAGAGAACGCTACTGACTTGGTTACATTGCATCCATCATTTGTGATTGGCCCTCTTTTACAGCCAACTCTTAATTTAAGTGTGGAGATGATTCTCAACCTTGTCAATG GTGCTGAGACATACCCAAATGAATATTATAGGTGCATCGATGTTAGAGATGTTGCAAATGCACACATACAAGCTTTTGAAATTCCTTCAGCTAGTGGCAGATATGGTTTGACAGCATATGCCACAACCTTTTCTGAGGTTCTGAAGATCATCCGTGAAAACTATCCTACTTTGCGCCTTCCTGAAAA AAGTACAGAAAGCAAGTTCAAGCCATACCAGGTGTCCAAAGAGAAAGCAAAAACTTTGGGTATCAACTTCACTCCACTTGATATGTCTCTCGTAGACACTATTGAGAGCTTGAAGGAGAAGGGCTTTCTCAAAATCTGA
- the LOC118035289 gene encoding phenylacetaldehyde reductase-like: MSGEGKVVSVTGASGYIASWLVKLLLERGYTVKASVRDPNDAKKTEHLLALDGAKERLQLFKADLLDEGSFDPVVEGCECVFHTASPFYFTVNDPQAELVDPALKGTVNVLRSCTKIPSIKRVVITSSMAAVVFNGKSLAPDVVVDETWFSDSDFCEKSKLWYHLSKTLAEEAAWKFTKENGIDMVTLNPGLVIGPLLQPTLNQSAESVLDLINGAKSYPNTTYRWVDVRDVANAHIYALENPSANGRYCLVGTVIHSSEAVKILSKLYPDLTIPKQCADDKPPMPKYQVSKERAASLGVKYTPLEESLKDTIESLKEKNFVSF, translated from the exons ATGAGTGGAGAAGGGAAGGTGGTGAGTGTAACTGGAGCATCTGGTTACATTGCTTCATGGCTTGTCAAGTTGTTGCTTGAACGTGGGTACACAGTCAAAGCCTCAGTCCGTGACCCAA ATGATGCAAAGAAAACTGAACACTTGCTTGCACTCGATGGAGCTAAGGAAAGACTGCAGTTGTTCAAAGCAGACTTACTGGATGAAGGATCTTTTGATCCTGTGGTTGAGGGATGTGAATGCGTTTTCCATACTGCATCCCCATTTTATTTCACTGTCAATGATCCTCAG gCAGAACTTGTTGACCCTGCATTGAAGGGAACAGTTAATGTTCTTAGGTCATGCACTAAAATTCCTTCTATCAAAAGAGTTGTCATAACATCATCCATGGCAGCAGTTGTATTCAATGGGAAATCTCTTGCACCCGATGTAGTAGTTGATGAGACATGGTTTTCAGATTCAGATTTTTGTGAGAAATCAAAG CTATGGTACCATCTTTCAAAAACATTAGCAGAAGAAGCTGCTTGGAAGTTCACTAAAGAGAATGGAATTGACATGGTCACTTTAAATCCAGGGTTGGTGATCGGCCCTCTCTTGCAGCCAACACTTAATCAAAGTGCAGAGTCGGTTCTTGACCTTATAAATG GGGCAAAAAGCTATCCAAATACAACGTATAGATGGGTAGATGTTAGAGATGTTGCCAATGCACATATCTATGCCTTGGAGAATCCTTCAGCTAATGGGCGATACTGTTTAGTAGGGACTGTTATACACTCTTCTGAGGCTGTGAAGATTTTAAGCAAGCTTTACCCTGATCTCACTATTCCGAAACA GTGTGCAGATGATAAGCCTCCCATGCCAAAATATCAGGTATCCAAAGAGAGAGCAGCAAGTCTGGGTGTCAAGTATACTCCTCTTGAGGAAAGTCTAAAGGATACTATCGAAAGCTTGAAGGAGAAGAACTTTGTTAGCTTCTGA